Part of the Henckelia pumila isolate YLH828 chromosome 2, ASM3356847v2, whole genome shotgun sequence genome is shown below.
TAAACATATACAGGTACGAATTGTTATTTTTCACATTCTTGTAAATGGTcggaaaattgttttttggcCTCAGGATTTGGCATAATGGGGGAGGTAGGAAGCTACAGAATCAACAATCGCAATGACACTGATCCATCCTCTAGCGGTTTCAGCAATCACATTAAATTTCCATCTCCTCCATTCTCAGCTTCTCGATTCATGCCCAGCATACCCGAAAGTGGAAGCGAAACACATAACTCTGACAATGGTGGATTCAGAAACAGCAACGAATTTGAGCCACCTTCCATTCAGGACTCATTGAATGATCATCCCCCCTTGAATGGCTTCAAGAGAAACCGAGATGGTGAACAGAAGCCTTTTTCGAATTTGAATGGATTGGGAAATCCGGTAGGCTAATTAACTACACATCCCCTTTTACTTTCAGCTGATGCTTGATTGTATTCCatctatgtatatatatatatatatatatatatatatatatatatatatatattttctgtGAAATTTGTGGCTCTGTCTTTTATGTTCTCGCATCGACTTTGCAATTTGCACGGTTACTTACGAGCCTAATCTACCCTTCCACCTAAAATGTTTTTTCGAGCACTGTCATTCCAGGAATCGGTTCCTTTCTTAATGTACATTTCTTTGCAGAAAGAGGAAATAAGCAAGAAATCTCCTGGTTTAGTTCACCATTTAAGCTTGCCAAAGTCATCTGCACAAGCTCAAATAGAAAATGTGCAAAAGTTCCTGCACTTTCAGCAAGACTCGATCCCTTGTCAAACCCGGGCCAAACGAGGTTTTGCTACTCATCCAAGAAGCATAGCTGAAAGGGTAAATATCATCCATTTCCTCCCCATTATTGTTTATCAGTTCAAATTCAAGTTTCCATTTACGGTTGTGAACTCGCGTAGAGTTTGATGGTTACAACTTTATATGCTTTGCTAATTTTTAGATGAGGCGGACCCGGATAAGTGAAAAAATGAAGAAGTTGCAAGATCTTTTCCCAAATATGGACAAGGTAATCAAATTTCGTGCAACCATTTAATAATGTATATCAAATTTTGTGTGTAGATGTTTGAAAAATAGTTAAAAGTCTGTCCTCtcaatcaattttaaatttggttatgttttttttaaaagaaaattttggttATGTTAAACGTGCCAAAACTGTCATTTACAATGAAATGGACATGTCACATATCAAAGAAATTTATGAAACGTCTACTTTCTGCAAACCAATGAGTGAGTGATTTTGATATGTTAATTATTTTCCcccttttttataattttattggaTTTGCATGCAGCAAACGAACACGGCAGATATGTTAGATTTGGCAGTTGAACACATTAAAGACCTGCagaaacaagtcttggtattaAACACATCCGTCCCTTTCATACAAATATCACGTGAAATTTACTCTTTAACCTTATTTTGAAACAACCATGTCTTTTTCCCCACATTCTTGTATAGACACTCACGGAAGCAAGAGCAAAGTGTGTATGCTCGAGTAAACCAAAACCGACAAGTTGAACAACATAGCCATTGCTTCTGGAAAACATAACCATGTCGGATTTCACGAACAATGAGCCCGTGATGCTAGATAGTGTCCAAAGACAAAGCGCGCATGTGTGACTAACAAGATTAgttttggaatttcttgaaaaaagaaaaatggaaaCATATGATGTTGTATGTCAAAATATGCAGGATATCTTTTTTAAGTTGAGGTGTATCGTCAAGTGCATTATCTGTATGGATTTTCTTAGTTTctagaataataacatttattCATGTACAGAAGTGGTTAAATAAAATTGAAGTCTTATTTCGTATCATTTATTTGTTCAAGGTGGATtgcataatattttttaagagTTTGAAGCCTTTTGTTAAATATGAGTTATAACGGTTTTTCAGGGAGGTTTTTTGCATCCTAACATGTGAAATATCGGAAATAGACGCTTCACCCTTAGAAAAATTAAATGGGCATCATAAcccttgtgtttttttttatagatgTTGCACATGTGTTCCATGTCCAAACACACGGTCAAACTAGTTGAGATTTTGCTAAATTACCCTCtactattatttaatttatttatgagattaaaaaaaataattatgaaaaattGAATAAACTACCCCTATGATATCTCAATTTTGCTCAAATCTCCCACATAAAAATGTATTAGCTAGTAACTCCCTATGTTTTTAAATTTCGAGTTCACAtattcttttcagtattttttgTATCCTACACGCCAATGTTGCGAATTACCTTGGTTTTTACTAGTGTTTGTATGATTAATCGAAGCTTGTGAAATTTGTTTAGTGTTCAATTTATCGTAAATCATTGAAATTAGTATGTGCAATTTATCATTGCAAATATCTAGTCATCATATGACATTAATTCCATAATAAACCAAGtaggtaaaacatacatcagaTCGTCTcattgttgttttttttaattaaaaattaaaaaaaatcaaaagtaaTGCAAGTGGTGGCGTTTTGCAGTACTATTGCAAAACGCCACTACCGACAGCGG
Proteins encoded:
- the LOC140883240 gene encoding transcription factor bHLH130-like → MMFCPETDTRRNSETSFLSSSNNDNLNGSAEGELLKSREMMGMLGNQNQNQNQPQQNCGLARYRSAPGSFLASLLESSTENSGNGDESEAFLRALMENGPLDLNQKDTEDMHYFTKQEAPNGKNDFCGGEIAGSFLLPTETNNNNNASNLGRQSSSPAEFYSGFGIMGEVGSYRINNRNDTDPSSSGFSNHIKFPSPPFSASRFMPSIPESGSETHNSDNGGFRNSNEFEPPSIQDSLNDHPPLNGFKRNRDGEQKPFSNLNGLGNPKEEISKKSPGLVHHLSLPKSSAQAQIENVQKFLHFQQDSIPCQTRAKRGFATHPRSIAERMRRTRISEKMKKLQDLFPNMDKQTNTADMLDLAVEHIKDLQKQVLTLTEARAKCVCSSKPKPTS